In Halobacteroides halobius DSM 5150, the genomic window ACTCTTAGCTTTATTTATTTCTCCTTTATTAGCAGGATTAGCTTTGGCAGTTATGAAAGATATGAGTGTAGAAGAAAAAATAGATGAATTAGATAAAACTACTGAAAATATAAAGCGAGAAGTGAAATCTAATCAAAAATATAATGAACAAGAGAGAGAAAGAATTCAAAATAGATTGTCAGGAGCCAAAAGGAGTTCTTCAGTTGATAATCAAATTGCTACTACTAAATCAGTCCCAGCTTTAGAAGCTAAAAAAATAAAATGTGAAGAATGTGGTAAAAATGTATCAGCAGATACTAACTATTGTGTTAATTGTGGTAATAGAGTAATTGAAGATAATAAAAAGGAATGTCCTAACTGTCAAGAACTAATAGATGAAAAAGCAAAATTTTGTGTTAAATGTGGTGAAAAATTAATTAGTGAGTGTTCTAATTGTGGTCAAGAAGTGAATTCAAATGTTAAATTTTGCATGAAATGTGGAGAAGAAATTATTACTACAGAAGAATAAAAATTAGAAAATATAATTGAGTTAAAGTAAAAATCGCCATATGGCGATTTTACTTTTTAGATTTCTTTTTCTATGTAGCTATGTGTTAATATTATCTAACAATTAAAATAAAGATAAACATAAATTATTTCTTTTGATAAAGCAAAAATAACATAAATGATTTTAAGGATTAATTAAAAGGATATAATACAAAAAATTTTAAGAAACTTGGTCAAAATCGTGGAAATGATTAATTAAACTCATTAATTTATAAAGGAGGTATATTATGTCAAAATTAATTGTAACCGTTGGACCATGGATTATTGTAATAATAATATTAAGTTTTTTAATCGGTCGGAGTAGAAAAAAAGCTTCAAAAGAAAAACAAGGATATTGTTCAAGTTGTGGAAAAAAAGTAGGTGATGATTGGGAAGTATGTGCATATTGTGGAGAAACTATTGGTTATGACAAAGAATCAATTGAATTAAAAAATAGTGAATATAATGGTTTTCGTAGACTAATTAATGATAATTATCTTTTTTTTCATGAAGTTGCTAAAATATTAGGTGGAATTGGGGTTTTATTAGTTTGTTTAGGTGGATACTTTTATGTAAATAGTGTAATAAAATCATATAATAATGATATACTTTATTCATGGAATTGGAGATCTACAATGATATCTTCAACTATTATTGGATCATTTTTAGGTTTGTTGTTGTCTTTTAAGAGAAAAAACTATGGGAGTATAATAGTTTTAGTTAGTTACTGTTCATTTATAACTATGGGATTTTTAGCAGAAATTAACACTGAAATTTATTATTGGATGGTTAGTATTTTTGTTGGATTACCAGGAGGCATATTTTTGTTTTTAGATCAAGAAATTGAAACTGATAGTAATAAATATTTTAATAAGTATAGATAAATAAAAAAAGAGGATATATTATGAAAAAACAATAATATTTTTACTTAGAGTTCTATATTTAGTCAATTTAGCGACTTTTAAAATTAATCTGTATCAGTCTAATGTAAGGGTTTATTTTCGAAATTAATATTATTGTATACCGGGCTGGGAAGTTGGCCCGGTATCTGTTTATGTAAAATAAAAAGTATGTTATAATTAAATTGAAGCAGTTTTTATACAAAGGAGAGTCGATATGGACATAATAAAGAATCCCCATGATAAATTCTTTAAAGAAACAATGACCGACTTAGAAGTAGCAGAAGATTTTATGAATAATTATCTTCCCACAGAGATATTGGATTTGATAAACTTAGATGATATTGAACTAGAGAAGGATAGTTTTATTGAAAAGGAACTAGAAGAAGTATTTTCAGATATACTATATAAAGTCAGCTTAAATAATAAGGATGCATATATATATCTACTATTTGAACATAAGAGCTATACCTATAAGAAGATAAGTATTCAGCTGCTAAAATATGTAATCAAGATCTGGGAACTAAAATTAAAGCAGACAGAAAGAGAAGAATTGCCATTAGTCATCCCTATGGTCTTCTATCATGGTAGGCAGGAATGGAACGTTGGATTAAATTTATCTAGTTTATTAACAGAGATTCCAGAGGAATTAGAAAAATATATTCCTAATTTCGAGTATTTGTTATATGATTTATCGCCATATAGTGAAGAAGAGATTAAAGGAACAGCCAAGGCAAGAGTATTTTTAGAAATAATTAGGGCAATATTTAGTGATGACTTTAAGGAAAGGTTTAAAGAAGCACTATTAGTTTTAGATAAATTAGAGGAAAAAGAAACTGGTTTAGAGTATTTCGAAACGGTGGTTAAGTATATTATGAGTGCTAAGGATGATTTAACTGAGGAGGAGCTAGAAGAGGTAGCAAAAGAAATTTCTACTGAAAGGAGTGAAAAGATTATGACTATTGCTGAGAAGTTACGAGAAGAAGGCAAAAAGGAAGGTAAAAAGGAAGGTAAAAAGGAAGGTAAGAGAGAAGGAAAATTGGAAACAGCTAAAAATTTATTAGAGATGAATATGGATATTAAACAGATAGCTAAAGCAACACAGCTATCAGAAGAAAAAATTAAGGAAATAAAAGAGAAGACACATCATTAAATTTATTCTGTACCGGGCCAAGCTTGGCTCGGTATTCTTTACTTAGAGCAGTCATTTTAGGAGGAGAAAATTATTTTGAAGCTGGTAGAATAGAGAACATTAGATCAAAGCTTTCTGTAGCTGTATTGTTAAGATTAATAGAAGATGATATAATAAAAGGGAAGATAATTTATTAACTACAGATGAGTTTTTAGGGGGGTAACATGTTAACAATTAATTGTACTGGAAAGTTAAGAAAAGAGATTGATTTTGAGATTGAAGAAAGTTTAGAAGCCAAACGAGATGATTTTTATAATTGGCATGCTCATTTAATTACTATTAAGAGAAGAAAGACCTTAGTTTTAATGAATGTTCAAACTAGGTATGCTATTGTTCTATATGGTTTAAAGAAACCAGATTTTAAAAATTTAGGTCAATTGATTTTTGATGCTATTAAAGATAATTTTAAAGCTGAAGGAATAAAAGAATTTTATCTAAATGAATATTTAGAGAATATTGACCAAATAAAATATACTAAAACATATAGTCGTAGTATTATCTCTTCAATAAATTATTTAAAAAGATTTATTAAACAGGGAATAGCTGATTACATACCGACTGATAATCATAATATAATTGAGTTAAATAAAGAGAATAATAGGATTCCTATTTTAAAATTAGAGTTTGTTTATCCAATTGATGAATTGCGAAATCAATTTAAGAAGAGATTAGGCCAATCTTATAATAAGGTTTATCGTTTTAAAGTAAGTCTAACAGGATTGAAACCTTTAATTTGGAGAAGAATAGAAGTTCCTGCTGATTATACTTTCTGGGATTTACATGTAGCGATTCAAGATGCTATGGGCTGGTCTGACTATCATTTACATGGATTTAGGATAAATAAGGGTAACTTAGAGATAGGTGTCCCGGATGAAGACTTTAATAGTCATGTTCTTGCCAGTTGGGAAGAAAAAATTTCTGATTACTTTATCAAAGAAGAAAGTAGCGCAAAGTATATTTATGATTTTGGTGATTACTGGGAGCATCTTATAGAGTTAGAGGAGATTAATTTAGCTAAAAAACAGATCGATTATCCTATTTGTCTAGCTGGTGATAGAGCATGTCCGCCTGAAGATTGTGGTGGTATTCCTGGTTATCAGAGATTAGTAGGGATATTAGATGATCCTAATCATGAAGAGTATGATTTTATTTTAGAGTGGTTAGGAGGAGCATATAAGCCAGATGATTTTGATAGTTCTAAAGTGAAATTTGATGATCCTCAGAAAAGATTTAATAATTTAGATTAAGCTAGATTGAGGTGTAAATAATGAAATTAATCGATCAATTACAGAATAAAGTAGACAGAAAGATTTATAAGCGAGGGAAGAAGTATTATAAGCAAGGTCGAGTTATTAATTATAACTATTCTTTTGGTGGGCCAAAACAAGTTAATATCAAAGCTCAAGTTATCGGAAGTAAACACTATGGAATTAGTCTTAGTTTAGAATTAAGTAATAATCAATTAGTTTTTATTGGTCAGTGTAGCTGTCCTTATGATTGGGGGCCAATTTGTAAACATAAGGTAGCAGTTGCTTATAAGTTTTTGAATGAAGACTATTCACAGTTAGATTCTACTTCTTTACAAAAAGCTAATTTTAATAAACTAGTGACATTAAGTAAAGAACTGAGTCAAAAAGAAGTTGATTTAAAGTATTTTGTAAAAGGGCTACTGGCAGATTCAATGGTCAATTTCAAACTCAAGTTAGAATCTAAAGACTTAAGCTTGGCCCAGTTAGAGGAGGTTATAAAAGAAAGGTATTTTTAATCAGTTTAAAAGCTGGAGGTACAGGATTAAATTTAACTGCAGCAGATATTGTAGTTCATGTTGACCCATGGTGGAATCCAATGGTAGAACGTCAGGCTAGTGATAGAGTTCATCGTATTGGTCAAGAGAATAAAGTATTAATTTATAAGTTAATAACATCTGGGACAGTAGAAGAGAAGATGTTAAAATTAAAGCAGCGAAAAAAAGATATTTTTGAACAAATAATTGAAGATAATGATAGTCCACTACAAGGTATTAGTTGGGAGGATATCAAAGAATTACTAAGCTATCAATAAAAAGGGCCAAGCTTGGCCCTTTTTATATTTAGTGTAGAAGGAATGAGGATTATTAAAGCAAGAGATTTATTTTAGAGGTGATTAGTGGTATACTAAGTAAAAAGTAGCATTTGGGGAGGTTTGGCTGATGATTAAGGGACGGATTAATAAAATATACTATGATAAAGATAATTTTTATATCTTCTCGATTATAAGAGATAATCACGAACAATTAACCCTTAAGGGGAATTTACCAACTGAGATTACTAAAAAAATAAGACCAGGAAATCTAGTTAGTACAACAGGTCAAAAAGTATGGAATGATAAATATAAAAATCATCAGATTACGGTCAATAAGCATAATATCGAGATTGAAGAGAAGGGAGCTAGTGAAGAAGATTTAGAGGTTTTAGAAGGAGAAGTAACTAGTATAGTTTATAAGGATGATGGGTTTAATGTTTTTAGAATAGATACCGCAGAAGATTTTACCTGTGTCTCAAGTTCACCCGTCTTTATTGGGACTCAACTTGAATTAAAGGGCTATTTTGAGAAGAATGATTACGGGTTAAATTTTAATGTAGTACAAAGTAAAGAGTTACCTTTCTCTGATAAACAGGCATTAATTCATTTCTTAAGTTCTAAATTTTTTAAAGGAATTGGTAAACATTTTGCGACTAAAATTGTAGATAGATTTGGCTTAGATACGTTAGATGTTTTTAGAGAAACTCCAGAGAAGCTAACTACTATCTCAGGCATTGGTGATAAAAGGGCGGCTACTATTATTGAATCTTTTCAAGAAAAAATGAAGATTAAAGAAGTAATTAAGTTTGCAGTTAAGTATGAGATTACTGAAAATATGATTTTTAAGTTATATGAAAAGTATGGTAAAGAATTAATTAATCTCCTACAACAAAATCCCTACTTGATTACTGAATTAAGAGGGATTGGTTTTAAAAAGGCTGATCAAATAGCTCAAGAGATTGGCTTAGAAAAAGACAGTAATTATCGTATTAATAGCTTTTTAACTTATTATTTATCAGCTAAATCAGGGGGACATACTTACTTTAGATTAGAGGAGTTAATAGAGACTATTGAAGAGGAATTAGAGATAGAACAAGCCTTTAATCAGGTCCTAAAAGCTTACTATCAGTTTGAAGAAATAAGTTATACTATTAAAGAAAATGGTGAATTAGTAACTAAAAAATTTACTAAGGACTTTGTATTATTTACTGAAGATGATTTGGATCCATTAACTGAGGATAGTAAGCAAGATCTCAGTTTGTTAGCTAAACAGGAAAAATTATGTGTAGCGACTGAAAAAAGCTATCAACAAGAGGTTGATATTTATGATAAGTTAAAGAGGATTAACTCTAGGTCTGCTACTGTTAATTTAGCTACAGCAGAAATTAAAGAGTTAATCAAAGAGCAAGAACAAGAGCAAGGTTTTACATATGCTAAGCAACAACGAGAGATACTAGAGCAATGCCTAAAAGAGAAGTTAGTAGTCTTGACTGGTAAAGCAGGAACCGGTAAATCAACTGTATCTAAAGGGATTATTAATATGTTTACTGAGAATGGAGATAAGGTCTTGAACTTGGCCCCAACAGGTAAAGCAGCCAAAAGAATAATTGAAGTAACAGATAAACGGGCTCATACAATCCATAGTGCTTGTTATAACCTTGAATTTAGTAATTATGATGTAATTATGGTTGATGAAGCAGGAATGTTATCGACTTCTGTAGCGCATATGTTACTGAAGAGATTAAATCAAGATCATACTTTAGTCTTGATTGGGGATGTTGCTCAAATTCCTCCTGTTCAACCTGGTAATATTTTTAGGGATGTTATTAATATGATTAATAGTGACTTTATAGCCGGATTATTTGTAGAGCTTGATGAGATTAAAAGGCAAGATAGTAATAGTCATATAGCAACGGTTTGCAATAAAATAGCGGAAGGAACTAACCCGGGGATAATTGACTATCAGGATATTAGATCAGTTAAAAAGGATAATGAGCAGATATTGGATTATATTACAAGGCTAATTAAAGATGAATTAGAAGGTGATGAGGTAGACTTTAGTAATTTGCAGATTATTAGTCCGCAGTATAATGGGATAGTAGGTATTAATGCTATAAATGAATTAATCCAAGAAGAATTTAATCCTCATGATTATTTAATTGAGACTAAATACAAAAAGGTTAAACGTCATGATAAAGTGATGCAGACAATGAATATGAAAGAATTAGATATTGTAAATGGTGATACTTTAGAAGTTTTAAGAATTGAAAACAGGGCCAAGGAAGATACTGAAATATCTAGAGAAGGAGCAGCAGATAAAGAAGAAATAGTAATTTGTAAATTAGATAATGGTTTAGAAGAGAGAATGATAGAATATCCTAAGCAGGATTTTATTAAATACACTACTTTAGCTTATTGTTGTTCAGCTCATAAGATGCAGGGCTCTGAATATCCAATAGTAGTCTATATTTTATCTACTTCTCATTATATCATGCTTAATAGAAATCTTTTGTATACCGGGTTAACTAGAGGAAAAGAAAAGGTTTATCTTGTTGGCCAGGCTAGAGCTTTTTATATGGCTTTAAATAATGAAGTTAATCAGAGTAGGAATACTGTTTTAGATTTAATTAAGACTCATAAACTAGCCCAAATAAATCAAGAGTAAACAGGAGGCAGATAGATGTTAACAGAACCAAAGCAAGTTTTACAGGATTATTTTGGCTATGATTCATTTAGAGCGGGCCAAGAAGAGATTATAACTAGTATTTTAACTAAAAATAATACCTTAGGAGTCATGCCTACCGGAGGAGGAAAATCGCTTTGTTTTCAGATTCCAGCTCTTTGTTTAGCAGGGATTACGATTGTTTTCTCGCCTTTAATCTCCTTAATGAAAGATCAAATTGATTCATTACAGGCAGTAGGAATTGATGCTACCTTTATTAATAGTTCTTTAAGTAAGACAGAAATAGAAACTAGAATTAAGAAGGTTAAAAGTAGAGACTATGATCTGCTTTATATAGCACCAGAGAGGTTACAATCTAATCAATTTCTAAGCTTATTAGAAGAAATTGAAGTCTCTTTAGTAGTAGTTGATGAGGCACACTGTATTTCTCAGTGGGGACATGATTTTAGACCGGCTTATCTTTTGATTGCTGATTTTTTAGAAGAATTACCTAGTAATCCAGTAGTAGCAGCCTTTACTGCTACTGCTACAGAAGATGTACGAGAAGATATTAGTAACATTTTAGCGATTGAAGATTCATTCATTACTAGTTTTGATCGGGCCAATCTAACCTTTAAAGTAATTAAAGGTGAAGATAAACGGGATTTTATTAAGGAGTATGTAGCTAAAAATAGTACAGAAGCAGGAATTATCTATGCTGGAACAAGAAAAGAAGT contains:
- a CDS encoding zinc ribbon domain-containing protein, with the translated sequence MSLFWIIFCVVVAYFADQRGRNPVLWGLLALFISPLLAGLALAVMKDMSVEEKIDELDKTTENIKREVKSNQKYNEQERERIQNRLSGAKRSSSVDNQIATTKSVPALEAKKIKCEECGKNVSADTNYCVNCGNRVIEDNKKECPNCQELIDEKAKFCVKCGEKLISECSNCGQEVNSNVKFCMKCGEEIITTEE
- a CDS encoding zinc ribbon domain-containing protein encodes the protein MSKLIVTVGPWIIVIIILSFLIGRSRKKASKEKQGYCSSCGKKVGDDWEVCAYCGETIGYDKESIELKNSEYNGFRRLINDNYLFFHEVAKILGGIGVLLVCLGGYFYVNSVIKSYNNDILYSWNWRSTMISSTIIGSFLGLLLSFKRKNYGSIIVLVSYCSFITMGFLAEINTEIYYWMVSIFVGLPGGIFLFLDQEIETDSNKYFNKYR
- a CDS encoding Rpn family recombination-promoting nuclease/putative transposase, whose protein sequence is MDIIKNPHDKFFKETMTDLEVAEDFMNNYLPTEILDLINLDDIELEKDSFIEKELEEVFSDILYKVSLNNKDAYIYLLFEHKSYTYKKISIQLLKYVIKIWELKLKQTEREELPLVIPMVFYHGRQEWNVGLNLSSLLTEIPEELEKYIPNFEYLLYDLSPYSEEEIKGTAKARVFLEIIRAIFSDDFKERFKEALLVLDKLEEKETGLEYFETVVKYIMSAKDDLTEEELEEVAKEISTERSEKIMTIAEKLREEGKKEGKKEGKKEGKREGKLETAKNLLEMNMDIKQIAKATQLSEEKIKEIKEKTHH
- a CDS encoding plasmid pRiA4b ORF-3 family protein; this encodes MLTINCTGKLRKEIDFEIEESLEAKRDDFYNWHAHLITIKRRKTLVLMNVQTRYAIVLYGLKKPDFKNLGQLIFDAIKDNFKAEGIKEFYLNEYLENIDQIKYTKTYSRSIISSINYLKRFIKQGIADYIPTDNHNIIELNKENNRIPILKLEFVYPIDELRNQFKKRLGQSYNKVYRFKVSLTGLKPLIWRRIEVPADYTFWDLHVAIQDAMGWSDYHLHGFRINKGNLEIGVPDEDFNSHVLASWEEKISDYFIKEESSAKYIYDFGDYWEHLIELEEINLAKKQIDYPICLAGDRACPPEDCGGIPGYQRLVGILDDPNHEEYDFILEWLGGAYKPDDFDSSKVKFDDPQKRFNNLD
- a CDS encoding SWIM zinc finger family protein, encoding MKLIDQLQNKVDRKIYKRGKKYYKQGRVINYNYSFGGPKQVNIKAQVIGSKHYGISLSLELSNNQLVFIGQCSCPYDWGPICKHKVAVAYKFLNEDYSQLDSTSLQKANFNKLVTLSKELSQKEVDLKYFVKGLLADSMVNFKLKLESKDLSLAQLEEVIKERYF
- the recD2 gene encoding SF1B family DNA helicase RecD2, producing MIKGRINKIYYDKDNFYIFSIIRDNHEQLTLKGNLPTEITKKIRPGNLVSTTGQKVWNDKYKNHQITVNKHNIEIEEKGASEEDLEVLEGEVTSIVYKDDGFNVFRIDTAEDFTCVSSSPVFIGTQLELKGYFEKNDYGLNFNVVQSKELPFSDKQALIHFLSSKFFKGIGKHFATKIVDRFGLDTLDVFRETPEKLTTISGIGDKRAATIIESFQEKMKIKEVIKFAVKYEITENMIFKLYEKYGKELINLLQQNPYLITELRGIGFKKADQIAQEIGLEKDSNYRINSFLTYYLSAKSGGHTYFRLEELIETIEEELEIEQAFNQVLKAYYQFEEISYTIKENGELVTKKFTKDFVLFTEDDLDPLTEDSKQDLSLLAKQEKLCVATEKSYQQEVDIYDKLKRINSRSATVNLATAEIKELIKEQEQEQGFTYAKQQREILEQCLKEKLVVLTGKAGTGKSTVSKGIINMFTENGDKVLNLAPTGKAAKRIIEVTDKRAHTIHSACYNLEFSNYDVIMVDEAGMLSTSVAHMLLKRLNQDHTLVLIGDVAQIPPVQPGNIFRDVINMINSDFIAGLFVELDEIKRQDSNSHIATVCNKIAEGTNPGIIDYQDIRSVKKDNEQILDYITRLIKDELEGDEVDFSNLQIISPQYNGIVGINAINELIQEEFNPHDYLIETKYKKVKRHDKVMQTMNMKELDIVNGDTLEVLRIENRAKEDTEISREGAADKEEIVICKLDNGLEERMIEYPKQDFIKYTTLAYCCSAHKMQGSEYPIVVYILSTSHYIMLNRNLLYTGLTRGKEKVYLVGQARAFYMALNNEVNQSRNTVLDLIKTHKLAQINQE